The Astyanax mexicanus isolate ESR-SI-001 chromosome 14, AstMex3_surface, whole genome shotgun sequence genome window below encodes:
- the orc3 gene encoding origin recognition complex subunit 3, with protein MSTSSVSKGCFVFKPGSKKRKRTVAIDEYFTDGSDDCGNGRERFNICQTLWEKIKMDTEVLQEELNTKILDSLLDFIKRCTSSFQSRTDDWTSHMRASEIPTAALVLGVNVPDHDVTFQSLSELLRKSVTPFAVSVQAKECAALKNLMQKVLERLMGVGVTLEDDEEDTGIHLPHKKVSCSVSALSQWYKSMMKTRAIKSPDKTGGSENGFSQSPPIIVIFKDFEAFNPRVLQDFILICNRYIQELPFIFIFGIATSPSTIQHMLPHSVSSLLCIELFQSLPCTQHLATVIDKLILTSQFPFKLSSKVLQVLVSIFLYHDFSVRNFVKGLQLALLEHFHSQPLSVLCCGKNEALLYAQKLSHQDVEMVRQLPSFMRYVENQEPQEQVHLLTSDEGVREVCQRFLKDLRKYHKNYYPVLKCLHSLTSSLPKYPLGKQIRELHIYCMEKNVWETNEYESAMQLLRLLAKDELVLSLRKCADILKPDKTKKMKSALQQLENYIAKFEQLDSMSIEDLCAEEVTSPGKDLQKKTDLFQLQKTLLEMKGTRRTKKISPFELLRNEALEFIDGLVRSYLTPPELQPLNEVCYYSSSGVLRRHLNATPRTSIQTALSHPFYYLQNESLKTDAGTVSNSAPDICIAYKLHLECGRLINLFDWLEAYATVTSAAEGKDPDSEDYGKVDELKHARFIQAVSELEFLGFVKSTKQKTDHVARLTWGGC; from the exons GGATGCTTTGTCTTCAAGCCTGGTTCTAAGAAGAGAAAGCGCACTGTTGCTATTG ATGAGTATTTCACAGATGGAAGTGATGACTGTGGGAATGGCAGAGAACGTTTCAACATCTGTCAAACTCTTTGGGAGAAGATTAAAATGGACACagag GTATTGCAAGAGGagctaaatacaaaaatactggaCAGCCTTTTAGATTTCATCAAAAGGTGTACCTCAAGCTTCCAGTCCAGAACGGATGACTGGACATCTCATATGAGAGCCAGTGAGATTCCTACAGCTGCTTTGGTGCTTG gaGTGAATGTTCCAGACCATGATGTCACTTTCCAGAGCCTGTCAGAGCTCTTGCGGAAGTCTGTGACCCCCTTTGCTGTCTCTGTTCAAGCCAAAGAGTGTGCAG CTCTAAAGAACCTGATGCAGAAGGTATTGGAAAGACTGATGGGTGTTGGCGTAACGCtggaggatgatgaggaggacaCTGGTATCCATCTACCACATAAGAAGGTGTCCTGCTCAGTCAGTGCATTGAGCCAGTGGTATAAATCTATGATGAAG ACACGTGCCATTAAGTCTCCAGACAAGACTGGCGGTTCTGAGAATGGTTTCTCACAGAGTCCTCCAATTATTGTGATCTTTAAGGATTTCGAAGCTTTCAACCCACGTGTTTTACAAGACTTCATTCTTATCTGCAA TCGGTACATCCAGGAGCTTCCTTTTATCTTCATCTTTGGAATCGCCACGTCACCCAGCACCATTCAGCACATGCTGCCACACTCTGTCTCCTCACTGCTGTGCATTGAACTCTTCCAGTCTCTGCCCTGCACACAGCATCTTGCTACTGTTATTGACAAG CTGATCCTGACATCACAGTTTCCCTTTAAGCTCAGCAGTAAGGTTTTGCAGGTGCTGGTGAGCATCTTCCTGTACCATGACTTCTCAGTACGCAACTTTGTTAAAGGCCTGCAG TTAGCCCTCCTGGAGCACTTCCATTCCCAGCCCCTCAGTGTACTCTGCTGTGGGAAAAATGAGGCTCTACTATATGCTCAGAAGTTGAGCCACCAGGATGTAGAGATGGTCCGTCAGCTGCCTTCCTTCATGAG atatgTGGAGAATCAGGAGCCTCAGGAACAAGTACATCTTCTCACCAGTGATGAAGGTGTTAGG gaGGTGTGTCAGAGGTTCCTAAAAGACCTAAGGAAGTACCATAAAAACTACTACCCCGTTCTCAAATGTCTGCATTCTCTGACTTCATCTCTGCCAAAGTATCCACTTGGAAAACAA ATACGGGAGCTGCATATATACTGTATGGAGAAGAATGTATGGGAGACAAATGAGTACGAGTCAGCTATGCAGCTTTTAAG GCTTCTGGCAAAAGATGAGCTTGTCTTGTCATTGAGGAAGTGTGCCGACATTCTTAAGCCAGACAAGaccaaaaaaatgaaaagtgcattACAGCAACTAGAGAACTACATTGCCAAATTTGAGCAGCTGGACA GCATGTCTATAGAGGATCTGTGTGCAGAAGAGGTCACTTCACCAGGAAAGGATCTTCAAAAGAAAACTGATCTCTTCCAGCTTCAGAAA acgCTCCTGGAGATGAAGGGCACCAGAAGAACGAAAAAAATAAGCCCATTTGAACTCCTGAGAAATGAGGCACTGGAGTTCATTGATGGGCTGGTGAG GAGCTACTTGACTCCACCGGAGCTGCAACCACTGAACGAGGTGTGCTACTACAGCTCCTCTGGGGTCCTGCGGCGACACCTCAACGCTACTCCCCGCACCTCCATCCAGACTGCTCTGAGTCATCCCTTCTACTACCTGCAG AATGAAAGCCTGAAAACAGATGCTGGCACAGTCTCCAACTCTGCTCCTGATATCTGCATTGCCTACAAGCTCCATCTGGAGTGTGGCAGGCTCATCAACTTGTTTGACTGGCTTGAG GCCTATGCAACAGTGACCTCAGCTGCTGAAGGCAAGGACCCTGACTCAGAAGACTATGGCAAAGTAGATGAACTCAAACA TGCTCGTTTCATTCAAGCAGTGTCTGAGCTGGAGTTTCTGGGATTTGTGAAATCAACAAAGCAGAAAACTGACCACGTAGCAAGACTGACTTGGGGAGGCTGTTAA
- the LOC103029223 gene encoding akirin-2 has translation MACGATLKRTMDFDPLLSPSSSKRRRCTPMSSSSSSSSSSSSSPRKYLRHEPSPFGEVSATLTTEQILHNIKQEYKRMQKRRHLEGSFPQSEACCSLESQSHSSILGGSSFPDTSSGAVSPTRREQPLFTLRQVGMICDRLLKEREENVREEYEEILTSKLAEQYDTFVKFTHDQLMRRFEEQPASYVS, from the exons ATGGCTTGCGGGGCTACACTGAAGAGAACCATGGATTTCGATCCGCTGCTGAGCCCCAGCTCGTCTAAAAGAAGAAGATGTACCCCGatgtcttcatcatcatcatcctcctcctcctcctcttcatccccCAGAAAATACCTCCGCCATGAGCCGTCCCCTTTCGGAGAGGTTTCGGCCACACTCACCACAG AGCAAATCCTTCATAACATAAAGCAGGAGTACAAACGCATGCAGAAAAGGAGACATTTGGAGGGCAGTTTTCCACAGAGTGAAGCTTGCTGTTCCCTTGAGTCTCAGTCTCATTCATCTATTTTAGGTGGTTCCAGCTTTCCAG ATACGTCCTCTGGAGCTGTGTCACCAACAAGAAGAGAACAGCCACTCTTTACTTTAAGGCAAGTGGGGATGATCTGTGACCGTCTCTTGAAAGAACGTGAAGAGAACGTCAGAGAAGAATATGAGGAGATTCTGACTTCAAAATTGGCAG AACAATATGACACCTTTGTGAAGTTTACACACGATCAGTTAATGCGGCGGTTTGAAGAACAGCCGGCTAGTT ATGTGTCTTGA